A region of the Aphelocoma coerulescens isolate FSJ_1873_10779 chromosome 7, UR_Acoe_1.0, whole genome shotgun sequence genome:
gaggcGGGAAATGAAGCTAATCAGACCTTGGACACCTTAATCCAGCTCTGATCTGATTAATGACCCTGAAGACTGTGAACTCATCAGCACCCTGGCATCTATCACCGCCTTGCGTCCTGCCCCTTCTGCTGTCCaccacccagcccagctcttcTGCATACAACCCTGGACTCCATCTCTCTGCCCTGCATGGCATGGGCTGTGTGCCAGCTGCACCGGTCCTGGACAACCCTCTTGCAGGGTCTCAGGGTCTGGTCCAAGTGTCTCCACTCATCATCCCTCCATGATTTTCCTAGATTTCTGTATTTGGATATTTCCACACAGGTTTTATGGCTCTGTCAGCgatgttttcttgtttgtgCAGTTCAAAGGCTCCAGCTTGGCTGGTTGTACTTGCATCACCCCGGCATCAGTGAATTAGGCACTAGCATGGGCTGCTTATCCTTGGGGGAGTTGCTTGTCTTTGGAAAACCTCCTTGGGTAGTGCAGGGGGTTTCCATGAGGACGGTAAGGCTGTGACTCACTGCTGACCCAGATCCCTCATTCAagccctgctcccactgcctgCAGTCACAAACAGTGTCAGGGCTCGCCAGGAGTTACCTAGGCTTTCCTGGGCTGTCTGTTACTCCATGGTGGTGACTGAGGAAGTGATTTCTCTGTTGTTCTCCAGTCTCTGCTCCAGGTCTCAAGGCAAATTCCCTGTACAGAGCTAACAAACCATTGCAATCCTTGAAGTCAGTCCTGAGTGCTCAGATAAGGAGGTGGTACTCCCCCCTTGCCCTGTAGGCTATTGGTCTGCAGCAGAAGAGTTGTCCTATCTTCACTGTGCTCTCTGCTCCCTGGATATTTCTTGTAGTTTCTCTCTGTGTTTGGGAGTCTGTCTGCTCCATTCTTCCCCAGGTCTTGTCCTGTCTGTGCCTGCTGCTTGGCTGTGCTGGCAATTTACATGGGAGGAGAGAGTGCTTGGTGTCCTTTTGCTTGTGGGAACATTGGCTTGTGTCCTGGGAAAGCAGAGGGGGATGGACTGGGGGGAGAAGAGAGGAGCCCTACAGCTTCCCTGATGGTAGAGAGGttggagcagcaggcacagctgagCTGAGGTGGAAAGGAACACTGTTCCACCCTCAGTACCTTCTGGCCAAGTCAGGTGTATTACTGTGGGGTGacatccaccccaaatccccttctgAGCAAATCCAGCTCTGAGCTTTCCATGGGGCTAATTCCTGCCCCTCTGTCTCCCAGGGAGGCATCTGGAAAAGGCCTATTGTGTGTCTCTTCCCACAGAAGGATTTCGGGCCACCCAGTGAAGCTGTTTGGTGCTGGGCTCAGGCAGCAGAAGGAGGACATTTTTGCACACACGGGACCTTTGCAGCTCTGTTCAGCAGGGATGTGTGTGCAGGGAGATCAGCAGGCTCCATACCAGACTCTATTGGTGATGGGAAGAGAAGTCCCTAGAGTTACTGAGCAGAGAAAGCATAGAAGGCAGGGGAATATGGGGCCTTCCTCAGTGTTCTCCTCTCTGGGCATCTGCTTGCAGCCTCTGTGGCACACAGGATACAGTGGGGTGGACCATCTCTTGCTCAGTGAATAGAGCAGTGCTGGAAATGcagaagggagaagaaagacaGGGACAGGAACTTCCTTCAGCCATTATTACATTTAGGCAGGGCAATAACAGCTGCCTTACTTCCCATCCAAAGAGCAGGACCCACCACAGGGGCACTAAAAAGCAGAGGCTTGTCTGACTGTGTCAGAAGGACACAAAAAAGTGGGACCCAGAGACACATAGGTGCAGACCCTTAATGGCAGAGATCCCTAAAGCACTCACATGCACTTTGCCTCTCCCTGAAGGGCAGTGCCAGGGGATCTggaccagctctgctcctgcttacCCACCGTTCCCAGAATAGCCAAGGCTTTCCTCTCTATCCTTCCCAGGTGTCATTCTCCAAGCTGTGTCTTGTCTAGGAAAGGTAAGATCAGGCAAATAAGTAAAAATCTGCCTGTATGCACCTGCTATGTTGGCATCTTGGACAGACATGGGTGATGGAGTGTTGTGGTCTTGTGTGTGTCCAGCTCAGGTCCACTGATCTCCCTGGATCACAGTGATGCAACGGGAAACAGCACAGGTGAGCAATGGTGGTGATCCCTGGTAcacaggatgcagaggagcctGCTGCTGATGAGTGccctcctgccctcccagcTAAGCACTCTGCCCTCCAAGTGCCTAGGGGCTCCACGGTGCCAGGGCAGCACTGGAGCCCAGCAGGGCTTTGACTACACCTGCTGAAGTCTGTCTAGTCTCTCCAGATCTCCTCCAGTCACTGCAACCATAGACCTTCCCTGCCATGGGGCTCTGGATCAGGATGATGGGCTCAGCGCCCTGGGCAGTGGGTCCTGCAGGCTGGGGGGACCTCTGGGTGTggaagggctggggaaggggcagagtAGCCCGGGTCAGTCCTTGGCGTGTGCCACTGCTGTGTCCGGGGGCTGAGGAAGCCGGAGGAGGGCGGCCGGTGgggagggcggcggggcggggggccggAGCGGAGCCAATGGGGAGCTGGGGCAGGTGGAGGGGGGGTTAAAACCCACCCCGTGCCGTCGGGCGAGCGAGTGCCCGGGAGGCGGAGCGGAGAGGAGGGCTGCCCTCGAGGGCAGCCCCGCTGAGcgcggcgcggccccgcgggTGAATGCCCGCcggtgccggggctggcccGGGGCTGGCCGGCCGGGCTGTGCCCTGGCAGGGGAGCGGTGGGGCGCCAGGGGGCTCGACGGCTCTGCACGGGGCAGGGCCATGCACAAGCCCATGGAGAAGTCCCAAAACTTCCGCATTGAAGCGCTCCTGGCTGAAGAGCCGGCGCGGAGCGCTTCCCCGCCGGGGCTGAGCCCCGGGAGCCCCGCggcgagccccggccccgccgggcgctCCGACACCCCCTCGCCGCGGGCGCCCCCGGCCGCCGCGCCCCTCGCCCCGGCCGGCTTCGTCCCCAAGCCCGGCTTGCTGCATCTCTCTGGCCCCGGGCTCGGCGCCCTGCCCGCCCTCTACCCTCCCGCCGTGTACCCGCTCCCAAGCCTGGGGGGCCAGCACCCCGCGTTCGCCTACACCGGCATCCCGCACCTGCCGCCGCCCGGCGCAGAGCACCTGAAGGCGGCCGTGGCCGGCTCCTTCCCGCTGGAGCACTGGATCCGAGCCGGGATGCTGGTGCCGAGGCTCTCCGACTTCAACGGTGAGTGACCCGGGGACCGACTCTCCCGCCAGGCGGAACACGGCTCTGGGCCCTTGCAACCCCCGAGAGCGTCCGCCGGCGCATGAGGGTGCAGGTCCCTTCGACAACCCGGGACTGAGGTTTCCCGAACCCGCCCCTTCGGGGCCCTGCGGTGGTTCGGGTCGGGAGCCCGCGGGGACACTGAGCCCTTCGGGCTGACCCCGATGCGTGGCTCGTCCCGTACCCAGACCTGTTTCCCAGCCCGGCAGGgttgggggctgggggtgtcccactGCTGGGGGGGATCTGACTCGCCCTCCGGAGACCTCCGAAGGCTGCGAGGCCCTGGGGAACCGATTCGAAGGGCAAAGTCTCGCCTTACGCCGGCCCGGTGTTCCGGAACAGCCCCGAGAAGCACTGCCTGTGCCGCTGCCGGCAGAGCCGAACCGCGCCGACCCGGGCTGCTGGCCCCGCACGGCGCCGCGGACTCGTTGGGCTCCTGCGGGGCGGGAAGGAAACGAAAATAAAGAGACGGTGGCAAAAACCTGCACCGGGAAACGAATGAACCCCTCCCGGTGCGGCTGGGAACGAACCCGCCCGAGTCCTGCTGGATGCGCGGCCGGATCGAGCCCCGTGCAGGGACGGGCCGGGGCTCCGGGTCCTGCCCAGCGTCGCGCTCGGCTCGTGGGGGTGAGGGCCCGGTGAGTTCATTGCTGGCGGCAGCTGCGGGAACCGGGCGGCCTGACAGCGTGCtcggctccagccctgccccactcCCTCCTAGTGGGCACCACCAGGGCTACGGGCAGGCACCGGATCCCGCACTGCTGTGATGGGCCACGGGTGTGAAGGGTCCTGCAGGGCACAGATGGAGCAAGAATTGACTTCAGGCACTTGTCCCGTTGGGGACTGGCACCCCCGGCAGTGAGACCTGGACCCTGCCCTGTGCTGGTCAGTGCAAAGATGGGCATTGAACTAAGAGTGACTGATTAATAAAGCCCTGTCACAATATCCAGATTTGTTAGCTGAGCCTAGTGTCTTAAAAAGCTGGGAGCCCATTtacaaaataataatagtaaaaaaaggCTGGATAAATAATAGTGCAAAAAATATAGCTAATTAACTTGAAAAATTCAATTGATTACTCCTACCTCAAACTACTCCTGGTCAGATTAAAGGGAAAcaggctggttttttttccccatgctgTTTCCCTTTGCCTGGATTTCCCTAGACTTTAGGAAAGGTCCATCTGTGAATCTCGAGGTTCAGAATAAGCCTCCAGTTCTATGTGCACTCCTCAAACGTGTCACttagacaagaaaaaagaattctttATTAGTTAGGGGATGAAACatcttcctgctcctctgcagaTGCCATGTTATTCTTGAAGGGTCTTGGTCTGTTGGTGTATCTCAGCATCCTGGTAGCTTCATACAGGGTTGTATTTCACCAGAGTGGGAATGCTCCACTGCATCTGATCCTGTGGCCCTGAGTGCAGCTTCTGGCTGGGATAATGTAGAGGTATTTGTACATCAGCGCCATTCCTCTCAAAAGCAGGATCTGCTCTACAGCTGGTTTTATCCAAAACCtcataaaaaggaaacaaatcccAAATTATGGGCCTGAGAACAACTTGTGAAGGGAGCTCTGCAGAATGCACTGGACCAGAATGTCAATGGGTCTCGTGGAAAACACTGAACAGGGCTCCTATGGAAGCtcagagggaggaaaagcagtTTCTGACCCAAGTATTACTTACCTGGGTTCTGGAGAGCCCAAAGCAGGGTACGCATGTAGAGATGTAACAAGGATGCAGCAAAAGCTGCCAAAGCTGTAAATTTTTTAATCAGAGTGACCGCTGCCTCAATCCATGTCCTTACTACAACGTATTTGTTCCCAACTCTGGGGAGCCCTTTGCAGTGGGGATTCTTTCTGTCCAGAGTGTCCTGTCAAATACTTTAGCAATTCTTCTGCTGTCCAGGACAGAACCTCATCCATCTCCAGATCCTTATTTCTGTCCGTTGGTAACCTTAGGGTTCACAAGTGTGTCTTCAGCCCTTGCTCTTGCGGGCTTACTGAGGCTCTGAAATCAGGTTCCTTTGTGGCGTGCCTTCTCCTTGTAGGTAACCATGACTGGCCCCAGCTGCATGTCATGGCTGTGTCTAGGCTCATATTGCCCCATGGTGCTAGCCATGGCgtagggacagggacagtggtGTGTGTAGGCAGGGACAGGAAAGCGCACCTGCTTAGGATGTGCTGCTTCCGCAACCCTTCCTCATCTCTCTGAGGAGGGTGGGGGGCTGGACAGGAGCCTTCCATTGTTGGCACAGGGCTCCTGGGCTGCCTGTAGTTTGTGGGAGTCCCTGTCCCACCACCCAGCCTAGACAGACAGATGGGTGGACCTGCCTGGCTGAAGTGCCCAGAGTGACTGAGTACAAGTGTCAATGCTGCTGGTGCCAGTCATGTTTAGCTCTTCCAGGAGCAGTGGACAGATGGCTGTAACCTGATGAACCTGAAAGCCTCCTAGGACATATTATGGATCATTCCATGGGGAGATCACCCTTGAGATTTATTTATAGGGAGTTCCAGGACTAAATTTTGGAATAAATTCCTTCTTTGGGTGCACATGTAGAGATGTTTTGCAGGTGTGGTCCGGTTTCATCTCCTGGGGACAGTCAGGGTGGGGAAGCAGCAGGACAGCCCATGAACTGCAGGCTCTGTGGGTAGGCATTGCACACATTCTCCCTGTTACCACCTGTGTGTGGGGAGGTAGGATGCCAGGGAGATGTACCTTTAGGAACCTGGCCTGGGCTTGGGTGCTGGGCTTGCTCAGAGCAGTGCCCCTGCTGCGGGGCAGGCGGGTGCCGTGCCTCCCTCGCTAGCTGCCTGTGCAGAGCCGCATGCAGTGCctggctgcctctgctgcaATGCGGAGTCAGAGGGTTGTGGAAGGCCTGGGTGCAGGAGCAGGCGTGCCCTTGCTGCAGACAGCAGGGATGCTGCCTGCCCAGGTTCTGCTATCCCCAGCCAGGATCCCTATCCTGGGGCTTTGAGCACCTCCTGAATCACACAGGGAGAGCATTTGGCACTAGACTGACATGACTATTAGTTTTTCTGGGAGCTGTGATTTATTTGCCCTGTTTGTCAGTGTGGAAATGCAGTGAGGTGGTGGGAGCCAAGTGCAGAGATCCACTGCAGCTGAGAGCTGTAGGAGTGGGGAGCAGTGACATCCAGCTGTAAACTCTCAGGAAGAGCAAAGCATCCTCTTTGAGGGACCCGGTGCTTAGATGGCTTTCCTTCCATACCACTTCCTTGCATCACCCACTCGCTAACTTCATGGCCTGGAGCCTAGATCAGATCCTGCCCATGATGACAGAGAGCTTGCtgatgggctgtgctgggctagGAGAGCAGGCAGGATAAGTCTTATAAAACTTGTTCAAAAAGCAGTGCCTTCCAAAGCTCACCAGATGTACAGTGATCTGGTGTCAGCCAGAAATATGGCCCGGGAAACAGCTGGCAAGCAGCAGTCGAGGTTTAATGGTAGTGCAAGCAAGGGGCTAGCAGAGGTAGAAGGTGCCCTTACACATGCTGCCCCACAGATaatggccagggctgctggcagtTCAGAAAAAGCCTCTGGTGATGACCCTGATGCTGAGACCACCTCTCTCCCTTCCAGATCTGACATGTGGAGAAACACCTCCTAAAGCAGTCAGGGTGTTAATTTCCTCTCCTTTATCTGCCAGACCACAAAGTTAAGTGACCTATAGTTAaacaaaccaaattaaaaacaagtgAGTTAATATCAACCTAGGATTACCCTTGTTATCAAGTAAACGGAACTGTATCAAATAAACCAACAATTCTTTATAAGCTTTATCTAATTATCCAGAAGGCAGCTGCCTTGCAGAGCTCCTGGCCACAGACTCTGAGGGCATTCCTGGCCCCAGGCCAAGCAATTTATTTACTGATACTGCAGCcagatgccaggcacccatCAGGGGGTCCAAGCCCTGCCAGGCTGAAGGGATGTTGAGACAAGCTCTGATCCTGGATAGAGTGCTGGAGGAGGGGGCTGAGCAGATAATAAATCCTTTGGCAAGCAAAGGTGTGATGCTGAAGTACTCAGTGGTCTTCTTGTAGGAGCTGGATAAGGTGGAGAGCCTTCCCAAAGGGTAATTCTTTCTATGAGATGCTGATTGTGATAGGGATAGGTTCATAGCTCAGTTGACGCTTATTGGAGGAGGTAAGCCCTGGGGGAATGCTTGCTGTGCACCCCTTGGGAGGATTCTTTGTCCATGTGGTAGCCTGCCacaggacagggagggacaggactCCGCAAAGCACACTGGCAGGACAGGCTGGAGCTACCAGCAGCCACAAGGCataatttcttctttccatGGGAAACTGGAACCTACTTCATTCCCTCAGTCTCAACTTCTAcctcctcccttttctttccccagtgAGAAACTGCAGACCCTTTTCCCTCATACTCTCTCCACACAAAGGAGCTAGAGCCCTTTAGGAAAGGTAACAGCAGAGCTGATGCCAAAGATGTTGGTCATTCAGGTCCATAAAAACCTGCTGCTGTGGGTGGCTGAAGGTCAGCTCTATTGCCTTGGGCTTACCCCACCTGGTGTGGAGGCCAAATCTTGAACAAGTTGCAGTTGGGAGCAGTGGTGATGGATCATAATAGCTGCTGAAGGGTGTATGGTCAGAGGAGGTCACAGTTCAGGTGGCCAGCCACACCTCTGTACCCTGGGCATTGGACTGGTGGTGGCTCAAACTGTATGACAGCACCGCAGAGGGATTTgaggattggggtttttttgtcagcaCTGGGGCAGGAGTCAGAGTGGGTTTCCAAGGAAGTCAGGCTCTGTACAATGTTTGTAATGGACACACTGCACTGAACCTGAATTGGACACTGAGAAGGAGAAATTGGGGCTGGCAGTGGGACCATGCTTCAGAAATCAGTACCCTGCATTGGTAGTTATTTGGGATATATCCTG
Encoded here:
- the LOC138113380 gene encoding LOW QUALITY PROTEIN: motor neuron and pancreas homeobox protein 1-like (The sequence of the model RefSeq protein was modified relative to this genomic sequence to represent the inferred CDS: inserted 1 base in 1 codon) — protein: MPAGAGAGPGLAGXGCALAGERWGARGLDGSARGRAMHKPMEKSQNFRIEALLAEEPARSASPPGLSPGSPAASPGPAGRSDTPSPRAPPAAAPLAPAGFVPKPGLLHLSGPGLGALPALYPPAVYPLPSLGGQHPAFAYTGIPHLPPPGAEHLKAAVAGSFPLEHWIRAGMLVPRLSDFNAAPQSGLMGKCRRPRTAFTSQQLLELENQFKLNKYLSRPKRFEVATSLMLTETQVKIWFQNRRMKWKRSRKAKEQGAQVEAEKQRGLSKTCEKLLPGEPQGQAAESPEFVGHSPGSGFLHCSTSELSYGPDSSCSGGEEEEEDEMGATERKIGSVL